One window from the genome of Spiractinospora alimapuensis encodes:
- a CDS encoding IlvD/Edd family dehydratase: MTTHNEGRRSSHWFGAGGRSGMLYRSWMRNQGFSDDAFDGRPVIGIAVSGSELAPCNAHLTRIAESVKRGVWQAGGFPLEFPVMALGETVLRPTAMFYRNLLAMEAEELIRANPLDGVVLLSGCDKTTPGLLMAAASTDLPSLMITGGPMLNGKFRGEDIGSGTHVWKFEEEVRAGRMTEEDCAFAESCMSRSNGHCMTMGTASTMACMAEALGMQPAYAATWPGVDARRYAAAQRSGQRIVQMVEDDVRPSSIMTREAFENAIRINAAIGGSTNAVIHLLAIAGRLGVDLKLDDFDALARDVPTLLDLMPSGRFLMEDFCYAGGLPAVVAEIASLLHLDAPTVTGEPLGAAASTAECHNREVIREFDDPFQPAGTGTAVLRGNLAPDGAVIKQSAASPDLLTHRGRARVFDSPEEYYAVADDPDLDVDADTVLVLRYCGPAGYPGMPEVSNVALPTKLLEQGVTDMVRICDGRMSGTAYGTVVLHTAPEAAVGGPLALVRDGDEITLDVPNRTLRLEVDDAELARRRGEWTPPQPHSDRGWTRLYYEHVTQAHQGADLDFLVGSSGHDVPRESH, from the coding sequence ATGACCACACACAACGAAGGCCGACGGAGCAGCCACTGGTTCGGCGCGGGCGGACGGTCCGGCATGCTGTACCGGTCCTGGATGCGGAACCAGGGGTTCAGCGACGACGCGTTCGACGGCCGCCCGGTGATCGGGATCGCGGTGTCGGGGTCCGAACTCGCCCCGTGCAACGCGCACCTGACCCGGATCGCCGAGTCCGTGAAGCGGGGAGTCTGGCAGGCGGGCGGCTTCCCGCTGGAGTTCCCCGTCATGGCGCTGGGCGAGACCGTGCTGCGCCCGACCGCGATGTTCTACCGCAACCTCCTCGCCATGGAGGCGGAGGAGCTCATCCGGGCCAACCCGCTGGACGGCGTGGTTCTGTTGTCCGGATGTGACAAAACCACCCCCGGCCTGCTGATGGCGGCCGCCAGCACCGACCTCCCCTCGCTGATGATCACGGGCGGGCCGATGCTGAACGGCAAGTTCCGTGGCGAGGACATCGGGTCGGGCACGCACGTGTGGAAGTTCGAGGAGGAGGTGCGCGCGGGTCGGATGACCGAGGAGGACTGCGCGTTCGCCGAATCGTGCATGTCCCGCTCCAACGGTCACTGTATGACCATGGGAACCGCCTCCACCATGGCCTGCATGGCCGAGGCGTTGGGCATGCAACCGGCCTACGCCGCGACGTGGCCCGGGGTGGACGCCCGCCGCTACGCGGCGGCCCAGCGCTCGGGGCAACGGATCGTCCAGATGGTGGAGGACGACGTCCGGCCCTCCAGCATCATGACGCGGGAGGCGTTCGAGAACGCGATCCGGATCAACGCGGCGATCGGCGGCTCGACCAACGCGGTGATCCACCTGCTCGCGATCGCGGGCCGGCTGGGCGTGGACCTGAAGCTGGACGACTTCGACGCTCTGGCGCGGGACGTGCCCACACTGTTGGACCTGATGCCCAGTGGCCGGTTCCTGATGGAGGACTTCTGCTACGCCGGCGGTCTGCCCGCCGTCGTCGCGGAGATCGCCTCCCTGCTGCACCTGGACGCGCCCACCGTCACGGGCGAACCGCTCGGAGCCGCCGCCAGCACCGCGGAGTGCCACAACCGCGAGGTGATCCGTGAGTTCGACGACCCGTTCCAGCCGGCGGGCACCGGGACGGCGGTGCTGCGGGGCAACCTCGCGCCCGACGGCGCCGTCATCAAGCAGTCCGCGGCCAGCCCCGACCTGCTGACCCACCGCGGCCGCGCGCGGGTGTTCGACTCCCCCGAGGAGTACTACGCGGTCGCCGACGACCCCGATCTGGACGTCGACGCCGACACGGTCCTCGTCCTGAGGTACTGCGGGCCGGCGGGCTATCCCGGCATGCCCGAGGTCAGCAACGTGGCGCTGCCCACCAAGCTCCTGGAGCAGGGTGTCACCGACATGGTGCGGATCTGCGACGGCCGGATGTCCGGCACCGCCTACGGCACCGTGGTACTCCACACCGCCCCGGAGGCGGCCGTGGGCGGCCCGCTCGCGCTGGTTCGCGACGGTGACGAGATCACCCTCGACGTGCCGAACCGAACCCTGCGCCTCGAGGTGGACGACGCCGAACTCGCCCGCCGCCGCGGCGAGTGGACCCCACCACAGCCCCACTCCGACCGCGGCTGGACCCGCTTGTACTACGAACACGTGACCCAGGCCCACCAGGGCGCCGACCTGGACTTCCTCGTCGGTTCCAGCGGCCACGACGTGCCACGCGAATCGCACTGA
- a CDS encoding SDR family NAD(P)-dependent oxidoreductase: MSTGEFSGLAALVTGGASGIGRATAQVLLERGATVGSLDLPGSSPPEGVTAFPGDVTNTASVDAAVSQAAERFGGIDIVVNNAGVGAAGTVEDNDDAEWHRVLDLNVVGMARVSRAALPHLRRSAHAAIVNTCSIAATQGLPRRALYSASKGAVLALTQAMAADHVGEGVRVNCVLPGTVDTPWVQRLLDAAEDPDAERAALSARQPTGRLVRAEEVATTIAYLASPASTATTGTGIHVDGGMQGLRLPTR, encoded by the coding sequence ATGAGCACCGGAGAGTTCTCCGGTCTCGCCGCCCTAGTGACCGGCGGTGCCTCGGGAATCGGCCGCGCCACCGCCCAGGTCCTCCTGGAGCGCGGGGCCACGGTGGGTTCGTTGGACCTCCCCGGATCGTCGCCCCCCGAAGGGGTCACGGCCTTCCCGGGCGACGTCACCAACACCGCCTCGGTGGACGCGGCGGTCTCCCAGGCGGCCGAACGGTTCGGCGGCATCGACATCGTGGTCAACAACGCCGGCGTCGGCGCCGCCGGGACGGTCGAGGACAACGACGACGCCGAGTGGCACCGCGTGCTGGACCTCAACGTGGTCGGGATGGCGCGGGTGAGCCGTGCGGCGTTGCCCCACCTCCGGCGGTCGGCGCACGCGGCGATCGTGAACACCTGTTCCATCGCGGCGACGCAGGGGCTGCCCCGCCGCGCGCTCTACTCCGCGAGCAAGGGGGCGGTGCTCGCCCTGACCCAGGCCATGGCCGCCGACCACGTCGGCGAGGGCGTCCGAGTGAACTGCGTGCTGCCCGGGACCGTGGACACGCCCTGGGTGCAGCGGCTGCTCGACGCGGCCGAGGACCCCGACGCCGAACGCGCCGCCCTCAGCGCGCGCCAGCCCACCGGGCGACTCGTGCGCGCCGAGGAGGTGGCCACCACCATCGCCTACCTGGCCAGCCCGGCCTCCACCGCGACGACGGGCACGGGAATCCACGTGGACGGCGGCATGCAGGGGTTGCGTCTCCCCACGCGGTAA
- a CDS encoding fumarylacetoacetate hydrolase family protein: protein MRFQRLGEVGHEIPAVIDDEGVVRDLRPITDDLDAEFLANDPVGTVRTALAADRLTPLAGAGDLRVGPPVPRPGAVVCVGMNYAAHAAESGAEPPTHPTIFFKHPNTVVGPNDDVLIPPGAQRVDWEVELAVVIGRRARYLESAARAPEHIAGYTIANDVSERAYQLEVSGGQWSKGKCCETFCPTGPALVPASELPDGPQALGLRSWVNGDPRQGSTTSDMVFGVHEIIYQLSQYMTLDPGDLLLTGTPAGVALSGRYPYLAPDDVVELEIDHLGRQRQTLRQAVR from the coding sequence GTGCGGTTTCAACGCCTGGGCGAGGTCGGACACGAGATCCCGGCCGTGATCGACGACGAGGGGGTCGTACGTGATCTGCGGCCGATCACCGATGACCTCGACGCGGAGTTCCTCGCGAACGACCCGGTCGGCACTGTCCGGACCGCGCTCGCGGCCGACCGTCTCACCCCGCTGGCAGGCGCGGGGGACCTACGGGTCGGGCCGCCCGTTCCGCGCCCCGGCGCGGTCGTGTGCGTGGGCATGAACTACGCCGCGCACGCCGCCGAGTCCGGAGCCGAGCCGCCGACACACCCCACGATCTTCTTCAAGCACCCCAACACCGTGGTGGGGCCGAACGACGACGTGCTCATCCCGCCCGGTGCCCAACGCGTGGACTGGGAGGTGGAACTCGCCGTCGTGATCGGGCGCCGCGCCCGCTACCTGGAGTCGGCCGCGCGGGCCCCCGAGCACATCGCCGGGTACACCATCGCCAACGACGTCTCCGAGCGCGCCTACCAGTTGGAGGTGTCCGGCGGACAGTGGTCCAAGGGCAAGTGCTGTGAGACGTTCTGCCCCACCGGCCCGGCGCTGGTCCCGGCGTCCGAACTCCCCGACGGGCCCCAGGCTCTGGGACTGCGGTCCTGGGTGAATGGCGACCCACGGCAGGGCTCCACCACCTCCGACATGGTCTTCGGCGTGCACGAGATCATCTACCAGCTCAGCCAGTACATGACCCTGGATCCCGGCGACCTGCTGCTGACCGGCACCCCGGCCGGCGTCGCGCTCTCCGGACGCTACCCCTACCTCGCCCCCGACGACGTGGTGGAACTGGAGATCGACCACCTCGGGCGGCAGCGCCAGACGCTGCGGCAGGCGGTCCGATGA
- a CDS encoding DctP family TRAP transporter solute-binding subunit, whose protein sequence is MGHTRTGLTVTATALALLATGCVGHAPDVDPDDLRPAGDADAEVTLRLSHAYDVAHPAHTCGAEPLRDRLADVGVDLQIFPSAQLGTEEQALQLLHTGNLEMTVAGPAFLGTWYSPAEVFDAAYAFEDVDHFDAVTNGPIGDEVWAELNEETGLRVLGSWYYGSRHTSANQPVQQPGDLTGQKVRVPTAPVYLSNMEIMGGTATPMALGEVYLGLQQGVIDAQENPIPTMRTMRFDEVQTHISLTAHIVQGVMPVIADAVYEDLSPDLQAELDDATMDAAQQVRVCIEEQEEEMLEEWRENADAEIVDDVDTEAFAEAARERLPEMHPEWGEIYTRIQDAARE, encoded by the coding sequence ATGGGACACACCCGCACGGGTCTCACCGTGACCGCGACCGCGCTGGCGCTCCTGGCCACCGGATGCGTCGGTCACGCACCCGACGTGGACCCCGACGACCTGCGCCCGGCCGGTGACGCCGACGCCGAGGTCACCCTGCGCCTGTCCCACGCCTACGACGTCGCGCACCCCGCGCACACCTGTGGCGCGGAACCCCTGCGGGACCGGCTCGCCGACGTCGGCGTCGACCTCCAGATCTTCCCCAGCGCACAGCTCGGCACCGAGGAACAGGCGCTCCAACTGCTCCACACCGGCAACCTGGAGATGACGGTCGCGGGCCCAGCGTTCCTGGGCACTTGGTACTCCCCCGCCGAGGTGTTCGACGCCGCGTACGCCTTCGAGGACGTGGACCACTTCGACGCGGTGACCAACGGGCCGATCGGCGACGAGGTGTGGGCCGAGCTCAACGAGGAGACCGGGCTGCGTGTGCTGGGGTCCTGGTACTACGGCAGCCGACACACCTCGGCGAACCAGCCGGTCCAGCAGCCCGGGGACCTGACCGGCCAGAAGGTCCGGGTACCCACCGCGCCCGTCTACCTGTCGAACATGGAGATCATGGGCGGCACCGCGACCCCCATGGCGCTGGGCGAGGTCTACCTGGGCCTCCAGCAGGGCGTGATCGACGCCCAGGAGAACCCCATCCCCACCATGCGCACCATGCGCTTCGACGAGGTGCAGACACACATCTCGCTCACCGCGCACATCGTGCAGGGCGTCATGCCCGTCATCGCCGACGCGGTGTACGAGGACCTGTCCCCCGACCTCCAAGCGGAACTCGACGACGCCACGATGGACGCCGCCCAGCAGGTCCGCGTCTGCATCGAGGAGCAGGAGGAGGAGATGCTCGAGGAGTGGCGGGAGAACGCCGACGCGGAGATCGTCGACGACGTGGACACCGAGGCGTTCGCCGAGGCCGCCCGCGAGCGGCTGCCGGAGATGCACCCCGAGTGGGGCGAGATCTACACCCGGATCCAGGACGCGGCCAGGGAGTGA
- a CDS encoding IclR family transcriptional regulator, producing the protein MSVERDRSLAPAVTRAAAILEVLTTERGRPMGLAELSRRLELAKSSVSNICNALVDSGLLRRTSEGFGLGQRLVGYAAAYLEGVDIVQEFQDVCRTRAGASEETIQLAVLGETGLEVVYLARRDGRHPVVLASQIGRPLPATTTATGKSMLAELSPADLSARLDGLDTLARLTDSSITDPTRFRRDLEGVRDRGYALDEGETAEGLLCLAATVPGTMTRGQPAAVSFTGLATASSARRVEERAEELRGLARELGSRLGAQ; encoded by the coding sequence GTGAGCGTGGAACGCGATCGTTCGTTGGCGCCGGCGGTGACGCGGGCCGCGGCGATACTCGAGGTGCTCACCACGGAGCGCGGACGCCCGATGGGACTCGCGGAACTGTCGCGACGCCTGGAGCTCGCCAAGTCCTCGGTGTCCAACATCTGCAACGCGCTGGTGGACTCCGGGCTGCTGCGCCGGACCTCGGAGGGGTTCGGGTTGGGGCAGCGCCTGGTGGGCTATGCCGCCGCCTACCTGGAGGGGGTCGACATCGTCCAGGAGTTCCAGGACGTCTGCCGGACCCGGGCCGGTGCGAGCGAGGAGACGATTCAGCTCGCGGTCCTGGGCGAGACGGGACTCGAGGTGGTCTACCTGGCGCGACGGGACGGCCGCCATCCGGTCGTGCTCGCGTCGCAGATCGGCCGACCGCTGCCGGCGACCACCACCGCGACCGGGAAGAGCATGTTGGCCGAGCTGTCCCCGGCCGACCTCTCCGCACGCCTGGACGGGCTGGACACCCTGGCGCGCCTGACCGACTCCTCCATCACCGACCCGACACGGTTCCGTCGGGACCTGGAGGGCGTACGCGACCGGGGGTACGCCCTGGACGAGGGAGAGACCGCCGAGGGGCTGCTGTGCCTGGCCGCCACCGTGCCCGGCACCATGACGCGGGGCCAGCCAGCGGCGGTGAGCTTCACCGGTCTGGCCACCGCGTCGTCGGCGCGTCGTGTCGAGGAACGGGCCGAGGAGCTGCGGGGTCTCGCCCGGGAACTCGGCTCGCGGCTCGGGGCCCAGTAG
- a CDS encoding TRAP transporter large permease, whose product MSVLLVVVGVLALMLARVPVAFALAAPSMVYLVFSPGVTVGAALQRMTAGIDIFPLLAVPLFIFTGAAAMSAGITDRLFTAAEKTLDRIRGNLGYANVSSSLVFSWMSGAAIADVSALGRIQVSAMVKRGYSERFSVGLTGASALIGGIMPPSIPAIIFATTAGVSVGALFVAGIIPALLIFGVLCATVFIQVRREPDVPTDRVSTAEKLRALRAAVLPMGAPVIILGGILGGIFTPTEAAGVAVIYVLLLAALYRRLTVNRLYRMMLSTAETTAAIMLIVGAASLFGWVLTREEVPQQVAASLITVTDNPLVFLILVNIVMLIVGMVLEPTAAILVMAPVLLPVASAFGIDPLHLGVFMILNFMIGLLTPPIGLVIFVLSSVTRIPVPRVARGMIMVLLPLMVSLVLVTFVPALSMWLPGLLGYS is encoded by the coding sequence GTGAGCGTTCTTCTCGTGGTCGTCGGAGTTCTCGCGCTGATGTTGGCACGGGTTCCGGTCGCCTTCGCCCTGGCGGCGCCCAGCATGGTCTACCTGGTGTTCTCCCCCGGCGTCACCGTGGGGGCGGCGCTCCAACGCATGACGGCGGGTATCGACATCTTCCCGCTGCTGGCCGTGCCCCTGTTCATCTTCACCGGCGCGGCGGCGATGTCGGCGGGGATCACCGACCGGCTCTTCACCGCGGCGGAGAAGACGCTGGACCGGATCCGTGGCAACCTCGGCTACGCCAACGTCTCCTCGAGTCTGGTGTTCTCGTGGATGAGCGGCGCGGCGATCGCCGACGTGTCCGCCCTGGGCCGGATCCAGGTGTCGGCGATGGTGAAGCGGGGCTACAGCGAACGGTTCTCCGTCGGCCTCACGGGCGCCTCCGCGCTCATCGGCGGCATCATGCCGCCCAGCATCCCCGCCATCATCTTCGCGACCACGGCCGGGGTGTCCGTGGGGGCGCTGTTCGTCGCCGGCATCATCCCGGCGCTCCTCATTTTCGGTGTGCTGTGCGCGACCGTCTTCATCCAGGTCCGCCGGGAACCCGATGTTCCCACCGACCGGGTCTCGACCGCGGAGAAGCTGCGCGCCCTACGCGCCGCGGTGCTGCCGATGGGGGCGCCGGTCATCATCCTCGGCGGGATCCTCGGTGGGATCTTCACCCCCACCGAGGCCGCGGGGGTGGCCGTCATCTACGTGCTGCTGCTCGCGGCCCTCTACCGTCGCCTCACCGTGAACCGCCTCTACCGGATGATGCTGTCCACGGCGGAGACCACGGCCGCGATCATGCTCATCGTCGGCGCCGCGTCGCTCTTCGGCTGGGTACTGACCCGCGAGGAGGTGCCACAGCAGGTCGCGGCGTCGCTGATCACGGTCACCGACAACCCGCTGGTGTTCCTGATCCTCGTCAACATCGTGATGCTGATCGTCGGCATGGTGCTGGAGCCGACCGCGGCGATCCTGGTCATGGCGCCGGTGCTACTCCCCGTGGCGTCGGCCTTCGGGATCGACCCGCTTCACCTCGGCGTGTTCATGATCCTGAACTTCATGATCGGGTTGCTGACGCCCCCGATCGGGCTCGTCATCTTCGTGCTGAGCTCGGTCACCCGAATCCCCGTGCCACGGGTGGCGCGCGGCATGATCATGGTGCTGCTGCCGCTGATGGTCTCCCTGGTGCTGGTCACCTTCGTGCCGGCACTGAGCATGTGGCTGCCGGGACTCCTGGGGTACTCATGA
- a CDS encoding TRAP transporter small permease encodes MKSSPPDAEPPSGDESEPLDLAERRFPWMRALMRVERVVAVVLLGLLLGLVLLQILSRYVLATPFVWTEEVARYALIWLTLLTIGLVAARRRHITARVFSRFLSPRATAALEITANAVVVVTSAVLVYVGWQFATSLATVNTPAAGISMAWIYGVSVPGFALVCFHTIVNSVIAWRHPETLRDDDAIAEGA; translated from the coding sequence ATGAAGTCGTCACCACCCGATGCCGAGCCTCCCTCGGGTGACGAGTCGGAACCGCTGGATCTGGCGGAACGCCGGTTCCCGTGGATGCGCGCCCTGATGCGGGTGGAACGCGTCGTCGCGGTCGTCCTGCTCGGGCTGCTGCTCGGTCTCGTCCTGCTGCAGATCCTCAGTCGATACGTCCTGGCCACACCGTTCGTGTGGACCGAGGAGGTCGCCCGCTACGCGCTCATCTGGCTCACCCTGCTCACCATCGGACTGGTCGCGGCGCGGCGGCGCCACATCACGGCCCGCGTGTTCAGTCGTTTCCTCAGCCCGCGCGCGACCGCGGCCCTGGAGATCACGGCCAACGCGGTCGTCGTGGTGACCAGCGCGGTCCTGGTGTACGTGGGCTGGCAGTTCGCGACGTCGCTGGCCACGGTGAACACCCCCGCGGCCGGGATCTCGATGGCCTGGATCTACGGGGTCAGCGTGCCGGGGTTCGCGCTCGTGTGCTTCCACACGATCGTGAACTCGGTGATCGCCTGGCGCCACCCCGAGACGCTGCGCGACGACGACGCGATCGCGGAAGGAGCCTGA
- a CDS encoding (Fe-S)-binding protein yields the protein MVSVRNAGRNSESDDTKDTDSGVSSGGGVNRSAGVSPPGGGALGGSDGTESVGGAEDAAAVETRERGEAVGRRAMPREVALFVTCVGDFAASGPARAAVTVLERMGVRVTVPKAQSCCGQPALNSGFPVEAAALARHWVEVFEPHPAVVAIAGSCAGMTVHHYPRILDGPWRARAEAILDRMWEFTRFVADHGENLALRTAAERTVTYHDSCHMLRNLRERDAPREVLGRVEGLELREMRDPDICCGFGGTFAVKFPEVSTAMADRKLRQVHDTGATELVSADSGCLLHLDGRRDASGETTPRACHVAEILRDALPREPR from the coding sequence ATGGTCAGTGTTCGAAATGCTGGACGCAACAGTGAGTCGGACGACACGAAGGACACCGACAGCGGTGTCTCCAGCGGTGGTGGAGTGAACCGTTCGGCCGGGGTGTCCCCACCCGGAGGCGGCGCTCTCGGTGGCTCGGACGGAACGGAGTCCGTTGGCGGAGCCGAGGACGCGGCCGCCGTCGAGACGCGAGAGCGCGGCGAGGCGGTCGGTCGCCGGGCGATGCCCCGTGAGGTCGCCCTGTTCGTGACCTGCGTGGGGGACTTCGCCGCGTCCGGTCCCGCGCGCGCCGCCGTGACCGTGCTCGAACGGATGGGGGTGCGCGTCACCGTGCCCAAGGCGCAGAGCTGCTGTGGTCAGCCCGCGCTGAACTCGGGGTTTCCCGTCGAGGCGGCTGCCCTGGCCCGCCACTGGGTCGAGGTCTTCGAACCCCATCCCGCGGTGGTCGCGATCGCGGGATCCTGCGCCGGGATGACCGTGCACCACTACCCACGAATCCTGGACGGGCCGTGGCGCGCCCGCGCCGAGGCGATCCTCGACCGAATGTGGGAGTTCACGCGCTTCGTCGCGGACCACGGCGAGAACCTCGCGCTCCGAACGGCGGCCGAGCGAACGGTCACCTACCACGACTCCTGCCACATGCTGCGCAACCTGCGGGAACGCGACGCCCCCCGCGAGGTTCTGGGGCGGGTCGAGGGCCTGGAGCTGCGGGAGATGCGCGATCCCGACATCTGCTGCGGCTTTGGAGGGACCTTCGCCGTGAAGTTCCCCGAAGTGTCGACCGCGATGGCCGACCGAAAGCTACGCCAGGTCCACGACACCGGTGCGACGGAACTGGTCTCGGCCGACTCCGGATGTCTGCTGCACCTGGACGGTCGGCGGGACGCCTCTGGGGAGACCACGCCCCGCGCGTGTCACGTCGCCGAGATCCTGCGCGACGCACTACCCCGGGAGCCGCGATGA
- a CDS encoding LUD domain-containing protein — protein sequence MTTPTSPRPAGRSSALTGRDRLTPDRPEWAAPGYPPGAIPLPLLTVDALGSPSAGPTADRLTELDRKWNGDGWSPEMAAARERAAVIRRETLGDLEGYLAQLTERVEANGGTVHRAATPADGREIVARIARENDVALAVKSKSMATEEMHLNQHLEQAGVEVVETDLGEYIIQLADERPSHIIAPAAHKAQGDVTTLFRQVSGEDVEDDPKRLTKFARERLRENFRTADMGISGVNFAAADREPSRSPPTRATAAWSPHSPGSTWQ from the coding sequence ATGACCACGCCCACCAGTCCTCGGCCCGCCGGTCGGTCCAGCGCCCTGACGGGGCGGGACCGGCTCACCCCCGACCGCCCGGAGTGGGCCGCGCCCGGCTACCCGCCCGGAGCGATCCCCCTCCCGCTGCTCACCGTGGACGCCCTGGGCTCCCCCAGCGCCGGACCCACCGCCGACCGCCTCACCGAACTCGACCGCAAGTGGAACGGGGACGGCTGGTCCCCGGAGATGGCCGCGGCGCGTGAGAGAGCGGCGGTGATACGTCGGGAGACACTGGGTGACCTCGAGGGCTATCTCGCCCAGCTCACCGAACGGGTCGAGGCCAACGGCGGGACCGTGCACCGTGCCGCCACCCCCGCCGACGGACGGGAGATCGTGGCCCGCATCGCTCGCGAGAACGACGTGGCGCTCGCGGTGAAGTCCAAGTCCATGGCCACCGAGGAGATGCACCTCAACCAGCACCTCGAACAGGCCGGCGTGGAGGTGGTCGAGACCGACCTGGGCGAGTACATCATCCAACTGGCCGACGAGCGGCCCAGCCACATCATCGCCCCCGCCGCCCACAAGGCCCAGGGCGACGTGACGACACTCTTTCGGCAGGTCTCCGGCGAGGACGTCGAGGACGACCCGAAGCGCCTCACCAAGTTCGCGCGGGAACGCCTGCGCGAGAACTTCCGGACGGCGGACATGGGCATCTCGGGCGTCAACTTCGCCGCGGCGGACCGGGAACCCTCGCGATCACCACCAACGAGGGCAACGGCCGCATGGTCACCTCACAGCCCCGGATCCACGTGGCAGTGA
- a CDS encoding 4Fe-4S dicluster domain-containing protein: MVTSQPRIHVAVMTVEKVIPRLTDLATLFPLLANAATNQHLTVYQTMVTGPRRPEERDGPEQLHLVILDNGRTRIPGTRYEDMLACIRCGACQAACPVYRTMGGGHGYGATYGGPVGAVLSPLLEDGAEHRQLPFLSSLCGKCYDVCPVKIPLPDMLVDLRADYENGERGSSARRVAWKGWSRAWRVPLLYRASLGAARLVGRLVPARILGRLPGPQRAWASGRSLPALRNAGGLRRWMRKAR, encoded by the coding sequence ATGGTCACCTCACAGCCCCGGATCCACGTGGCAGTGATGACGGTCGAGAAGGTCATCCCCCGGTTGACCGACCTGGCGACCCTGTTCCCCCTCCTGGCGAACGCGGCCACCAACCAGCACCTGACGGTGTACCAGACCATGGTGACCGGCCCCCGACGCCCGGAGGAGCGCGACGGCCCGGAACAACTCCATCTGGTCATCCTGGACAATGGCCGAACCCGGATTCCCGGCACCCGCTACGAGGACATGCTCGCCTGCATCCGGTGCGGTGCGTGCCAGGCGGCCTGCCCCGTCTACCGCACGATGGGCGGCGGCCACGGGTACGGCGCCACCTACGGCGGCCCGGTCGGCGCGGTCCTGAGCCCCCTGCTGGAGGACGGCGCCGAGCACCGACAGCTCCCTTTCCTCTCGTCACTGTGCGGCAAGTGCTACGACGTCTGCCCGGTGAAGATCCCCCTCCCGGACATGCTGGTGGACCTCCGCGCCGACTACGAGAACGGGGAGCGTGGATCGTCCGCCCGCCGCGTCGCCTGGAAGGGGTGGTCCCGGGCCTGGCGCGTCCCCCTTCTCTACCGCGCCTCGCTGGGTGCCGCGCGGTTGGTGGGCCGGCTGGTGCCCGCACGGATCCTCGGGCGACTCCCGGGACCCCAGAGGGCCTGGGCCTCCGGGCGGTCCCTGCCGGCACTCCGGAACGCGGGCGGGCTCCGTCGATGGATGAGGAAGGCGCGATGA
- a CDS encoding LutC/YkgG family protein, whose translation MTNEPVSESDRPDLVQELARTLAAVEVDVHPCQSEEGAYETLRKLVGDTTVTVDGWVAASGVLDSARRVDDPWQAGIGVTGVLAASAATGTLALVASPETPRSTSLVPPVHVALVPHSRVLPDLEALFATLARQDPIPSNMQLISGPSRTGDIEMKLVRGVHGPETVHVVLYPDTAPA comes from the coding sequence ATGACGAACGAACCGGTGTCCGAATCGGACCGGCCGGACCTGGTCCAGGAACTGGCGCGCACCCTCGCCGCGGTCGAGGTCGACGTCCACCCGTGTCAGAGCGAGGAAGGCGCGTACGAGACCCTGCGGAAACTGGTGGGGGACACCACCGTCACCGTCGACGGCTGGGTCGCCGCCTCCGGAGTCCTCGACTCGGCGCGTCGGGTCGACGACCCGTGGCAAGCGGGGATCGGGGTCACCGGTGTCCTCGCCGCGTCCGCCGCGACCGGAACTTTGGCCCTCGTCGCCTCCCCGGAGACGCCCCGCAGCACGTCCCTGGTGCCGCCGGTGCACGTCGCCCTCGTCCCACACAGCCGGGTACTCCCCGACCTCGAGGCACTGTTCGCCACTCTGGCTCGGCAGGACCCCATCCCCTCCAACATGCAACTCATCTCCGGACCGAGCCGCACCGGCGACATCGAGATGAAACTCGTCCGCGGCGTACACGGCCCAGAGACCGTACACGTCGTCCTCTACCCGGACACCGCACCGGCATGA